ACCGGCCAGCTCCGTCATGTTGGTTTTACCGAGAATCACGGCGCCCTGGCTGATCAGGTATTCAACTAATGGAGCGTTTTTACCCGCCGACTCCCCTACCAGAGCAAAGGCACCTGCGCTGGTTTGCATGCCCGCGGTTTCAATGGTGTCTTTGAGCAAGACAGGTATTCCGTGCAGTGGTCCGCGCACTTTGCCATTGGCCCGTTCCTGGTCCAGCGCGCGGGCGCTTTCAAGCGCTTGCGGGTTGAGTTCAATAACAGAACTCAGTTGCGGATCCAGCGTGCGAATGCGCTCCTGCAAATAATTGACCAGCCCTTGCGAGGTGATGCCCCCCGGTCGCGACATCTGCTCAGCCAGTTCGCGCACACTGGCATATTCCGTCCCGGCGGGGATCGGTTTTGAAATCGCTGGCGACGATTGAACAGGTAAAGTGTTATGCGAGTAGTTAACAAAAAAACTTACACCAGAGCCAATACCAAACATGAAACATCTCCTGCGAGAGTAAGAAATGGCGAAGGATCCTCGTTGATCCAGGCGCCAGTCTAAAAACTCTCCTCCCGCCAAGGAGCGCGACATAGTTAGTTCATCCCGTGGGATTGTTCAGCACCTCCTGTACTCCCACAAGACGTCGAGCACTGCGGTACCCCAGTACGAGTGCCGTAAGCGAATCCTTCGACCACCGCGCACCGTAGAACCACAACACTGCACCATCCTCAAGCGGTTCGTTAAGCCTTGGGTAGCCACTCCAGCATGCGTCGTGGAAGGCGGCGTTCTGGCTATCGGCCACCAGAGCGTCCAGTTGGTACGCGTGCACAAGCTCATCGATTTCATTGCCGCCAGGGCGCGGGTCATCGGCGTGGCGCGCAGGCACCGGCACCAAGTTGGTTCCGGCCCGGCACAGAACATCCAACGCGCGCAAGAATGTCACCCCGTGTTCGATCGGTGTTTGATCATGCCCCCACCGCTGGGCGAACCCCACGCGCCTGCCGCTCAACGTCGAGGCAGCGCTGAAAGTGCTGTTGTTCTGTACCAGCGGCACCTCGACCATCACCGGCCCTGAGGGCTCCAGGCCGCTCAAGGCAATCAACGACAAAGAGGGATCGCGCGTAGGTTTCAGGGGAAGAGCCGGTGCGTTATAGCCGGGGATTGGTATGCTGGTGGCCGAAGCAGGATCGGCACCAAAAGCGATGCTGCGTGAGTTTGCAGGGCCAGCAGCAGGATGGATACTCGCAGCGGGCTCCTCAAGCCCAGGCGCCAGTTGCTTGGCTGGGCACGCCATGCCGACTCGCCAATACTTACTACATTTACTTTCCATCGGAACTACCCCGAAAATAGATTCTCGGAGATCATCGCACCCTTGACTGGCGCCTGTCGCAGCCTTGAAACAGCTTGAAAAATCCTTTTTCCGCGGCCGTTGCTGTCAGCTGGCGAGGCGCTCCTGCGTACCCTCAGTCTCCACCTCCAACCACCACGCATGGCCGCGCTCGGGCTGGTTCAAGCGAAACGCCTGCCCCATCGCCGGGGTGGTGATCGATACATTGCGCTCCCAGGCCAGGGCCATGATGCGGTCGAAGGGTTCGTGCCAGGCATGGAATGCCAGATCGAAGGTGCCGTTGTGAATCGGCAACAACCAGCGCCCTTTGAGATCGATATGCGCCTGCAAGGTTTGCTCCGGTTGCATGTGCACATGGGGCCAATCGACGTTGTAGGCGCCGGTCTCCATCAAAGTCAGGTCAAACGGGCCGTACTGCTCGCCAATGCGCTTGAAACCATCGAAATAGCCAGTGTCGCCACTGAAGAAGATGCGCCGCGCATCGTCGATCATCACCCAGGAACACCACAGGGTCTGGTTGCTATCAAACAGGCCACGCCCGGAGAAGTGCTGTGCCGGGGTGGCGATAAAACGGATGCCATCGACCTCCGTGCCCTGCCACCAATCCAGCTGACGGACTTTATTGGCGTCGACCCCCCATTTGACCAACGTATCGCCCACGCCCAGGGGTGCCAAAAAGTAGCGTGTCTTGTCAGCCAGTTGCACCACAGCCTCGCGATCAAGATGGTCGTAATGGTTGTGGGAAAGAATCACCGCCTCCAGCGGTGGCAACGCTTCAAGGCTGATAGGTGGGGCGTGGAAACGCTTGGGGCCTGCCCAACTGAACGGTGACGCGCGCTCGGCGAATACCGGGTCGGTGACCCAGAATTTACCACGCATCTTCAGCAGTACCGTCGAATGCCCAAGGCGGAACACCGTGTGGTCGGGTGCCGCCAACAACTGCTCGCGGGTCAATGGCTGCACCGGAATCGGTCCCACTGGCCGCGTAGTGCGTGGTTTGTTGAACAACATGTTCCAGAAAATGCGCAAGGTTTTGCCAAAACCGCCGTGTTGTACCGGGGCGTCATTGGTGAAGTGCCCCTGGTCCTGCCCGGCAGGCTGGAGCGCTGCAGGCGCAGGGTCGACACGGGTTGAAATCGTGGCCATTACCGAGTGACTCCTACAGTACGAAGAAGAATTACACTGCACAGTGTAGTTTCTAGATTGCAACAAAATCCGGAGCAAGTAAACTTCTGAGTGTAATTTCCTGATTGAGTCGAATGCCATCCATGACTGCCCCCAAGCGCCTCACCGAGCGTAAACGCGACGCCATCGTGGCGGCGGCGATTGCCGAATTTCGCGAGAACGGTTTCGAGGTCACCAGCATGGACAGAGTTGCCGCCACCGCCGGCGTTTCCAAGCGCACGGTGTACAACCACTTTCCCAGCAAGGAAGAGCTGTTCGCCGAGATCCTGAGCCAACTGTGGGCCAGTAGCGTTGCCCAACTGGACGTGAACTACGCCAGCGACCAGCCGCTGCGCGATCAACTGCGCAAGTTGCTGGAAGCAAAAATGAAGATGATGTCGGACGCCAACTTCCTCGACCTGGCGCGCGTGGCCATTGCTGCCACCATCCATTCGCCCGAACGTGCGCAAGATATGGTCAATCGCCTCAGCGCACGGGAAGAAGGTTTTACCCAATGGGTGCGCGCCGCCCAGGAAGACGGCCGCCTCAACTGTACCGATCCAGCTTTCGCGGCTCACCAGATCCAGAGCCTGCTCAAGGCCTTTGCCTTCTGGCCGCAAATCACGCTCGGCCAGCCCACCCTCGATGTGGCCGCCCAGGCCAACGTCATCGAATCTGCAATCGACCTGTTCCTCGCCGGCTACGAAGTGCGCACCCCACCCCTGTATTAGGACCTGTTGCCGGGGCGACATTAAAGGTCGCTTTTGGCGCATTCACCCGCTGTTTTGCGCAAATGGCCTGAAAGGACACTGATTATTCCTACGGGAATAATCGACAATATTGGCCGCTATTATCCGATCATCGACGCCGACCGTTGACGCACGCTGTCGCATCTGCAAAAAACAGCTGACCCAGGACACTATGGAAAACAGACGAGGCAAAGGGCTTTCATTTGCCAGACGTATCTACAAGCCAAGGATCATCGGCCTGGGTATCGGTAGCATCAGCGTAATCGGCGCGTTGTATCCCTTGTCAATGCCAGGCTGGGTATGGGCGTTGTTGTTGTTCAATGGCCTTGCCTGGCCGCACGTGGCTTATCTGATCTCGACCCATTCGCCGTTTCCCTATCAGGCCGAACGGCGCAATCTGCTGTATGACTCATTGTCGGGCGGTTTCTGGGCAGCGGCCACCCAGTTTTCGCCACTGACGGCCGTCACCATTCTGTCGATGATGGCCATGAATAACGTCGCTGCCGGTGGCACACACTTGCTCCTGCATGGGCTGCTCGCACAAGCCGCCGGCATCGCGATAGCCTGGAGCCTGTTCGGGGTCAAGTTCGATTCCAGCGTCAGCCTTTCCGAGGTC
This genomic stretch from Pseudomonas synxantha BG33R harbors:
- a CDS encoding TetR/AcrR family transcriptional regulator; amino-acid sequence: MTAPKRLTERKRDAIVAAAIAEFRENGFEVTSMDRVAATAGVSKRTVYNHFPSKEELFAEILSQLWASSVAQLDVNYASDQPLRDQLRKLLEAKMKMMSDANFLDLARVAIAATIHSPERAQDMVNRLSAREEGFTQWVRAAQEDGRLNCTDPAFAAHQIQSLLKAFAFWPQITLGQPTLDVAAQANVIESAIDLFLAGYEVRTPPLY
- a CDS encoding MBL fold metallo-hydrolase; its protein translation is MATISTRVDPAPAALQPAGQDQGHFTNDAPVQHGGFGKTLRIFWNMLFNKPRTTRPVGPIPVQPLTREQLLAAPDHTVFRLGHSTVLLKMRGKFWVTDPVFAERASPFSWAGPKRFHAPPISLEALPPLEAVILSHNHYDHLDREAVVQLADKTRYFLAPLGVGDTLVKWGVDANKVRQLDWWQGTEVDGIRFIATPAQHFSGRGLFDSNQTLWCSWVMIDDARRIFFSGDTGYFDGFKRIGEQYGPFDLTLMETGAYNVDWPHVHMQPEQTLQAHIDLKGRWLLPIHNGTFDLAFHAWHEPFDRIMALAWERNVSITTPAMGQAFRLNQPERGHAWWLEVETEGTQERLAS